Proteins encoded in a region of the Methanofollis tationis genome:
- a CDS encoding ABC transporter ATP-binding protein, with amino-acid sequence MNIITVENLQKAFKGRPVLKGITFSVKKGEVFGFLGPNGAGKTTTMRCLLGLLRPDTGNALVFGENMAGSDRLRGRIGALLEKDGLSDRLTAEENLDYYARLYGVSGRDERVREILEFTGLTERKDSLVGTFSTGMRRKLGIGRAILHDPEVLFLDEPSAGLDPEAQRMVRDLIADLSREEEMTVVVNSHNLDEVQRVCSTVAILHDGRIRAFDTLERLRSGGGTEVRIALSDRSSAERALAVLSAAQGVAVVSRDGEEVSARLNGADVPTLVRAMVEAGCAIEEVRKDHRSLEEIYLSVVRQAEGSA; translated from the coding sequence ATGAACATAATCACTGTCGAAAATCTTCAGAAAGCCTTCAAAGGAAGGCCGGTGCTCAAGGGCATCACCTTCTCGGTGAAAAAGGGCGAAGTCTTCGGTTTCCTCGGGCCGAACGGCGCCGGAAAGACCACGACGATGCGCTGCCTCCTCGGCCTCCTGCGACCGGACACCGGGAATGCACTCGTCTTCGGTGAGAACATGGCCGGATCCGACCGTCTCCGCGGGCGGATAGGGGCGCTCCTGGAAAAAGATGGGCTATCCGACCGTCTCACGGCCGAAGAAAACCTCGACTACTACGCCCGCCTCTACGGGGTCTCTGGCAGGGACGAAAGGGTGCGGGAGATCCTGGAGTTCACCGGACTTACCGAGAGAAAGGACAGCCTCGTCGGCACCTTCTCGACCGGCATGCGCAGAAAACTCGGGATAGGGCGGGCGATCCTCCACGATCCCGAGGTGCTCTTCCTTGACGAGCCCTCGGCCGGCCTCGATCCCGAGGCGCAGAGAATGGTGCGCGACCTGATCGCCGACCTCTCGCGCGAGGAGGAGATGACCGTCGTCGTCAACTCCCACAACCTCGACGAGGTCCAGCGCGTCTGCTCGACCGTCGCCATTCTCCACGACGGTCGGATCCGGGCGTTCGACACGCTCGAGCGGCTGCGGAGCGGCGGCGGGACTGAAGTCAGGATCGCCCTCTCGGATAGGTCCTCGGCCGAACGGGCGCTCGCCGTCCTCTCAGCGGCCCAGGGGGTCGCCGTGGTCTCGCGGGATGGGGAGGAGGTCTCTGCACGCCTCAACGGCGCCGACGTCCCCACCCTGGTGCGGGCAATGGTGGAGGCCGGCTGCGCCATCGAAGAGGTCAGGAAAGACCACCGCTCCCTGGAGGAGATCTATCTCTCTGTGGTCAGGCAGGCGGAGGGATCGGCATGA
- a CDS encoding ABC transporter permease gives MNNILTVARKEAGLIIRSRQLMVSALFVTVIFSGTATIGSGAEGGASIGALIFMVITVTGIFMSYIFSGQAFLREKTEGTIETLLCTPLSLREIWAGKVVGITLPAYLLALAGTGIIAGVASVVDRGIVLPPAPVVLHVLVVVPAFIAVAAGLLGFVQLLLGMRENQIINMAIIFGVIFSFSLSAGLAGEEVVVGWGTEGVLVAVAAALLALVGWATRYLDRERIVTTIP, from the coding sequence ATGAACAATATCCTCACCGTGGCGCGCAAAGAGGCCGGGCTGATCATCCGCTCCCGCCAGCTCATGGTATCGGCGCTCTTCGTCACGGTCATTTTTTCCGGGACGGCGACCATCGGGTCAGGGGCGGAAGGCGGAGCCTCCATCGGTGCACTGATCTTCATGGTGATCACCGTGACCGGGATCTTCATGAGTTACATCTTCTCGGGACAGGCCTTCCTGCGGGAGAAGACCGAGGGGACGATCGAGACCCTCCTCTGCACCCCCCTCTCGCTCAGGGAGATCTGGGCCGGAAAGGTCGTCGGGATCACCCTCCCGGCGTACCTTCTCGCACTCGCCGGAACCGGCATCATCGCCGGCGTCGCCTCGGTCGTCGACCGGGGGATCGTCCTCCCCCCGGCGCCGGTCGTGCTTCACGTCCTCGTCGTGGTCCCGGCCTTCATCGCCGTCGCCGCCGGGCTGCTCGGTTTTGTCCAGCTCCTTCTGGGCATGCGCGAGAACCAGATCATCAACATGGCGATCATCTTCGGCGTGATCTTCTCGTTCTCGCTCTCGGCCGGTCTGGCCGGAGAGGAGGTCGTCGTCGGCTGGGGAACCGAAGGGGTGCTGGTCGCCGTCGCCGCCGCCCTGCTCGCCCTCGTCGGATGGGCGACGCGGTATCTGGACCGCGAGCGGATCGTGACCACCATCCCATAA
- a CDS encoding helix-turn-helix transcriptional regulator produces MQTKIREYRAKIGITQEELAARVGVRRETVVFLEKGKYNPSLKLAWRVAQELGARIEDLFIFGEEDRES; encoded by the coding sequence ATGCAGACAAAGATCAGGGAATACCGCGCAAAAATCGGGATCACGCAGGAGGAACTCGCTGCACGCGTCGGGGTGCGCCGGGAGACCGTCGTCTTCCTGGAGAAGGGGAAGTACAACCCATCCCTCAAACTCGCATGGCGGGTCGCACAGGAACTCGGGGCCCGGATCGAAGATCTCTTCATCTTCGGTGAGGAGGACCGCGAGAGCTGA
- a CDS encoding ROK family protein: MAAEDAVVAVDLGATNLRAALVTREGLAGDSVVADTPRQGRSGMAVTDAVASAVDQVLEGSAARAIGVASAGPIDAAAGTVVRSPNMAFDEVPLVGPLTDRFGLPVSLINDCRAGALGERWRGAGTRVDNLVYITFSTGIGGGAVVDGRLLLGRGGNAGEVGHLHVDCAYALPCGCGHTGHWEGYASGTGMPGFFAAWSARWGERPTFDASTSRGILEAAVAGDRVALAFMDVLGEVNGRAVSDLIVAYDPEMIVIDGPIAQAHGGLILRHMLPHIDRYLPLPAICVSPLGGRAPLFGAAAYAFGAGGISSRGPPHRR; encoded by the coding sequence ATGGCTGCAGAGGATGCCGTCGTCGCCGTCGATCTCGGGGCGACCAACCTGAGGGCGGCACTGGTCACGCGGGAGGGTCTGGCCGGGGACAGCGTCGTCGCCGACACCCCGCGGCAGGGACGCTCTGGCATGGCCGTGACTGACGCCGTCGCCTCGGCTGTTGACCAGGTGCTCGAAGGCAGCGCTGCCCGGGCGATCGGGGTCGCCTCGGCCGGCCCGATCGATGCTGCGGCGGGCACGGTCGTCCGCTCGCCGAACATGGCCTTTGATGAAGTCCCGCTCGTCGGCCCGCTCACCGACCGCTTCGGCCTCCCTGTCAGTCTGATCAACGATTGCCGGGCCGGCGCCCTGGGGGAGCGCTGGCGCGGGGCCGGGACGCGTGTGGATAATCTGGTCTATATCACCTTTTCCACCGGGATCGGCGGGGGTGCGGTCGTCGACGGCCGCCTGCTCCTCGGGAGGGGTGGGAACGCCGGTGAGGTCGGCCACCTCCATGTGGATTGTGCATACGCTCTCCCGTGCGGCTGCGGGCATACCGGCCACTGGGAGGGCTATGCCTCCGGGACCGGGATGCCGGGGTTCTTTGCGGCGTGGTCTGCCCGGTGGGGTGAGCGACCCACCTTCGACGCCTCCACGAGCCGCGGGATTCTGGAGGCGGCGGTGGCGGGCGACCGGGTCGCCCTCGCCTTCATGGACGTCCTGGGCGAGGTGAACGGCCGGGCGGTTTCAGACCTGATCGTCGCCTACGATCCAGAAATGATCGTTATCGACGGCCCGATCGCACAGGCCCACGGTGGCCTGATCCTGCGGCACATGCTCCCGCATATCGACCGCTACCTTCCCCTCCCTGCGATCTGCGTCAGCCCCCTCGGCGGGCGGGCGCCGCTCTTTGGAGCGGCGGCATACGCCTTCGGAGCAGGGGGGATCAGCTCTCGCGGTCCTCCTCACCGAAGATGA
- a CDS encoding TIGR01458 family HAD-type hydrolase codes for MRRKTKNLIRTRRSGMAEAGQIRGVLLDIDGVLYAGGRAIDGGRETVAWLEEEGVPFRCVSNTTSRSRRSIAARLRALDYDIDDSLIFNPPRAAIRHLQGKKTFLLTRGDVRDDFIAAGIALVEEGAEAVVVGDAGDGFTYEAMNRAFRMALEGAGIVALEKDRYWMGADGMMLSAGPFVAALEYASEREAVVVGKPSPEFFRLALEDMGIQPSSALMVGDDLRTDVGGAQAAGMRTALVRTGKFRQEVFEASLIRPDLLLPSIADLPEAIRETFI; via the coding sequence GTGAGGCGCAAGACCAAAAACCTCATCCGCACCAGAAGATCTGGTATGGCAGAGGCCGGGCAGATCAGGGGCGTCCTTCTCGATATCGACGGGGTGCTGTATGCAGGCGGCAGGGCGATCGACGGGGGGAGAGAGACGGTGGCATGGCTGGAGGAGGAGGGCGTACCCTTCAGGTGCGTATCCAACACCACCAGCCGTTCCCGCCGCTCCATCGCCGCACGCCTCAGGGCGCTGGACTATGATATCGACGACTCCCTGATCTTCAACCCGCCGCGTGCGGCGATCAGGCACCTGCAGGGAAAAAAGACCTTCCTCCTCACCCGCGGCGATGTCAGGGACGACTTCATCGCCGCGGGGATCGCTCTCGTCGAAGAGGGGGCCGAAGCGGTCGTGGTCGGGGACGCAGGCGACGGCTTCACCTACGAGGCGATGAACCGGGCCTTCAGGATGGCCCTCGAAGGGGCCGGGATCGTCGCCCTCGAAAAGGACCGCTACTGGATGGGTGCGGACGGGATGATGCTCTCCGCAGGGCCGTTTGTGGCGGCACTCGAATACGCCTCTGAGCGCGAAGCCGTGGTCGTCGGCAAACCGTCGCCTGAATTTTTCAGGCTTGCCCTCGAGGACATGGGCATACAACCATCCAGCGCCCTCATGGTCGGCGACGATCTCAGAACCGATGTCGGCGGAGCACAGGCCGCAGGCATGAGGACGGCGCTGGTCAGGACCGGAAAATTCAGGCAGGAGGTATTCGAGGCTTCCCTGATCAGGCCGGACCTCCTCCTCCCCTCGATCGCCGACCTCCCCGAAGCGATCAGAGAAACATTTATATAA
- a CDS encoding ABC transporter ATP-binding protein: MLKIEKLKVRVGDREVLHEIDLQINDGETHVLMGPNGSGKSTLLMTIMGFGNYEVIGGRIVYNGKDITHMPIQERAQMGIGMLFQRPPTISGLKLEKLLTAVAGGKTGDIPTYARSMDMERFLERDINKGFSGGEIKRSEVLQLMIQRPDFIMLDEPESGVDLENISLMGTSIAHLLQKDQHIVNRQKSGLIITHTGYILDYLDADFGHVMIDGTIRCHGNPREILKVIKERGYRECLACQQI, encoded by the coding sequence ATGCTCAAAATCGAGAAGCTGAAGGTCAGGGTCGGGGACCGGGAAGTCCTCCACGAGATCGATCTTCAGATCAATGACGGGGAGACGCACGTCCTCATGGGGCCGAACGGCTCGGGGAAGAGCACCCTGTTGATGACCATCATGGGCTTTGGCAACTACGAGGTCATCGGCGGACGGATCGTCTACAATGGAAAGGATATCACCCACATGCCCATCCAAGAACGGGCGCAGATGGGGATAGGAATGCTCTTCCAGCGCCCCCCCACCATATCAGGCCTCAAACTCGAGAAACTCCTCACGGCGGTGGCAGGAGGAAAGACCGGAGATATCCCGACCTACGCGCGGTCCATGGACATGGAGCGTTTTCTCGAACGGGATATCAACAAGGGATTTTCAGGCGGCGAGATCAAGCGGAGCGAGGTGCTGCAGTTGATGATCCAGCGGCCCGACTTCATCATGCTTGACGAGCCCGAGAGCGGGGTGGACCTGGAGAACATCTCCCTGATGGGCACCTCGATCGCACACCTCCTCCAGAAAGACCAGCACATCGTAAACCGGCAGAAGAGCGGGCTGATCATCACCCACACCGGCTATATCCTCGATTATCTCGACGCCGACTTCGGCCATGTCATGATCGACGGGACGATCCGGTGCCACGGCAACCCCCGCGAGATACTGAAAGTGATCAAAGAGAGAGGATACAGGGAGTGCCTTGCATGCCAGCAGATATGA
- a CDS encoding SufD family Fe-S cluster assembly protein → MPADMNEIARLPDAEKERLTQTGLEIGLENRCGSFFQMDQKILQTTCSAEGVEVLSLADALQKYDWMAERYWNAVKKDKDKYTEFVAKQERPAGVVVIAHKGARTVYPVQAGLYLAGGPVQTVHNIMIAEEGAELHVISGCASAAGAKSGSHLGVTEFYVGKNARITSTMIHNWNPHISVYPRSAAIVEENGVFISNYVCMQPVSRIQMYPQATLGKNAVGRFSSIVVAQPDSHFDLGSRAILRGKGSSAELITRAITKGGTIISRGHILGETEETKGHIECKGMILKDGTIHAIPEIEGRVTGTELSHEAAVGKIARDEIEYLMARGLDEETATATIIRGFLDVKIEGLPPMLQQQIDAAIDAADAGF, encoded by the coding sequence ATGCCAGCAGATATGAATGAAATCGCCCGCCTTCCGGACGCCGAGAAGGAGCGGCTCACCCAGACCGGGCTGGAGATCGGGCTCGAGAACCGCTGCGGAAGTTTCTTCCAGATGGACCAGAAGATCCTCCAGACCACCTGCTCGGCCGAGGGCGTGGAGGTGCTCTCCCTCGCAGACGCCCTGCAGAAGTATGACTGGATGGCCGAACGCTACTGGAACGCCGTCAAGAAGGACAAGGACAAGTACACTGAGTTCGTCGCAAAACAGGAGCGCCCGGCAGGCGTCGTGGTCATCGCCCACAAGGGCGCCCGCACCGTCTATCCGGTGCAGGCCGGCCTTTACCTTGCAGGCGGGCCGGTGCAGACAGTGCACAACATCATGATCGCCGAGGAGGGCGCCGAACTTCACGTGATCTCCGGGTGCGCCAGCGCCGCCGGGGCGAAAAGCGGCTCGCATCTCGGCGTGACCGAGTTTTACGTCGGCAAAAACGCCAGGATCACCTCGACGATGATCCACAACTGGAACCCGCACATCTCAGTCTACCCGCGAAGCGCCGCCATCGTAGAGGAGAACGGCGTCTTCATCTCCAACTATGTCTGCATGCAGCCGGTCTCCCGGATCCAGATGTACCCGCAGGCGACGCTCGGCAAAAACGCCGTCGGACGCTTCTCGTCCATCGTGGTCGCACAGCCAGACTCTCACTTCGACCTGGGCTCCAGGGCGATTCTGCGGGGGAAGGGGAGCAGCGCCGAACTGATCACCCGCGCCATCACGAAGGGCGGGACGATCATCTCACGGGGCCATATCCTGGGTGAGACCGAGGAGACGAAGGGGCATATCGAGTGCAAGGGGATGATCCTCAAGGACGGGACAATCCATGCGATCCCGGAGATCGAGGGCAGAGTGACCGGGACCGAACTCTCGCACGAGGCAGCGGTCGGCAAGATCGCCCGCGACGAGATTGAGTACCTGATGGCCCGCGGCCTCGACGAGGAGACGGCGACGGCGACGATCATCCGCGGCTTTTTAGACGTGAAGATCGAGGGGCTGCCGCCGATGCTGCAGCAGCAGATCGACGCGGCGATCGACGCCGCAGACGCTGGTTTCTAA
- a CDS encoding protein-L-isoaspartate(D-aspartate) O-methyltransferase: protein MEQDFAQARRLMVEHQIRARGVSNERVLAAMREVPRHLFVPEDLRSAAYGDHPLPIGEEQTISQPYIVAVMTELLSPEPGDRILEIGTGSGYQAAVLGRIVREVWSVERIASVAAQAERNLEAVGTANIHVVVGDGTLGLPEHAPYDGIIVTAAAPSVPEPLFDQVADGGRLVAPVGSRHLQDLVCYTRRGGDFVVRSWGGVAFVPLIGTYGWEG, encoded by the coding sequence ATGGAGCAGGACTTCGCGCAGGCACGCCGTCTGATGGTCGAGCATCAGATCAGGGCAAGGGGCGTCTCGAACGAGAGGGTTCTTGCCGCCATGCGGGAGGTTCCACGCCACCTTTTTGTCCCCGAAGACCTCAGATCTGCCGCCTACGGGGACCACCCCCTCCCGATCGGGGAGGAGCAGACGATATCGCAGCCCTATATCGTGGCGGTGATGACCGAACTCCTCTCCCCGGAACCGGGCGACCGGATCCTTGAAATCGGGACCGGGAGCGGGTATCAGGCGGCCGTGCTCGGGCGGATCGTCCGCGAGGTCTGGAGCGTGGAGCGGATCGCCTCGGTGGCGGCGCAGGCGGAACGGAACCTGGAGGCGGTCGGGACGGCAAACATCCATGTGGTCGTCGGCGACGGGACGCTCGGCCTCCCCGAGCACGCCCCGTACGACGGGATCATCGTCACCGCCGCCGCACCCTCAGTCCCGGAACCGCTCTTCGACCAGGTCGCCGACGGCGGCAGGCTCGTCGCCCCGGTCGGCTCCCGCCACCTGCAGGACCTCGTCTGCTACACCCGCAGGGGCGGGGACTTCGTGGTGCGTTCGTGGGGAGGGGTGGCCTTTGTCCCCCTCATCGGCACCTATGGATGGGAGGGGTAA
- a CDS encoding cyclase family protein, protein MYYDVTRELSEEILIFPGGDPKPAISTEDHGAYLISLLSLSTHTGTHIDAPSHYLKDGRTIDKIDPGRLIGRCRLLDLGTATAIQASDLQGRIEGAERLLLKTWFSGRTAFDPAYPHLTPDATALLVQEGVRCIGIDSPSIEAYDGDGTVHRTLLDRGIAVIELLDLSAVPEGEYYMAALPLRLKGLDGSPARVILSDRPFV, encoded by the coding sequence ATGTATTACGACGTCACGCGAGAACTCTCCGAAGAGATCCTCATATTCCCCGGAGGAGACCCGAAACCGGCGATCAGCACCGAGGATCACGGCGCCTACCTCATAAGCCTCCTCTCCCTCTCGACCCACACCGGCACCCACATCGACGCTCCTTCGCATTACCTGAAGGACGGGCGGACCATCGACAAAATCGATCCCGGACGGCTTATCGGCCGGTGCCGTCTCCTCGACCTGGGAACGGCGACGGCGATCCAGGCGTCCGACCTCCAGGGAAGAATTGAAGGTGCCGAACGGCTCCTCCTCAAGACCTGGTTTTCCGGTAGAACAGCATTCGATCCGGCGTATCCGCACCTGACCCCGGATGCCACCGCCCTTCTCGTACAGGAAGGGGTCAGGTGCATCGGCATCGATTCCCCGTCGATCGAGGCCTATGACGGCGACGGCACCGTGCACCGCACCCTTCTCGACAGGGGAATCGCGGTGATCGAACTCCTCGACCTATCGGCCGTGCCTGAAGGAGAGTATTATATGGCGGCGCTCCCACTCCGCCTGAAAGGGCTGGACGGGTCGCCGGCACGGGTGATCCTCTCAGACCGCCCATTCGTATGA
- a CDS encoding phosphopentomutase/phosphoglucosamine mutase translates to MLFGSSGIRREYSGGFADLAVQVGAAAAKAGGSAVVGMDARTTGPLLADAVTAGILSAGSDVYTCGIAPTPTVACAARAHTFGVMITASHNPEEYNGIKILNPDGSSFTSAQQQRMEEEIGKEHGAGWREQGHIHAIDAVSIHKNAILNALDLPEGLSVVVDCGNGAGSAITPALLADAGVQALCLNANPSGRFVRPSEPLEKNLPYMPAMVQKRKAACGIVHDGDADRMMAFDGKGRYIGGDHLLMLFAEYLGAKRVVTTSDASMAIEEVAEVHRTPVGDTFVSEELLKWGDFGGEPSGAWIFPKNSLCPDGIYAAALLCEIAGEWDIAERVAAMPAYPILRDSVRIENARKVMAAMGAAVATDGIRIEDEEGWCLIRASGTEPKIRFTAEGRDAAAAKRMMDAGKERLRRAA, encoded by the coding sequence ATGCTTTTCGGCTCTTCAGGGATCAGAAGAGAATATTCCGGCGGATTTGCAGACCTCGCCGTGCAGGTGGGGGCAGCAGCCGCGAAAGCCGGCGGTTCGGCGGTCGTCGGCATGGACGCCCGGACGACCGGGCCGCTGCTTGCCGACGCCGTCACCGCGGGCATCCTCTCGGCTGGTTCGGACGTATATACCTGCGGGATCGCACCCACGCCGACCGTCGCCTGCGCCGCGCGGGCCCATACCTTCGGCGTGATGATCACCGCCTCCCACAACCCGGAGGAGTACAACGGGATCAAAATCCTCAACCCGGACGGTTCGTCCTTCACCTCCGCCCAGCAGCAGCGGATGGAGGAGGAGATCGGGAAAGAACACGGGGCGGGCTGGCGGGAGCAGGGGCATATCCACGCCATCGACGCCGTCTCGATCCATAAGAATGCGATCCTGAACGCCCTCGACCTCCCGGAAGGGCTCTCCGTCGTTGTCGACTGCGGAAACGGCGCCGGGAGCGCGATCACGCCGGCGCTTCTTGCCGATGCGGGCGTTCAGGCCCTCTGCCTCAATGCAAACCCCTCGGGCCGGTTCGTCCGCCCTTCTGAACCCCTCGAGAAGAACCTCCCGTACATGCCCGCGATGGTGCAAAAACGCAAGGCCGCATGTGGGATCGTCCACGACGGCGACGCCGACCGGATGATGGCCTTCGACGGCAAGGGCCGGTACATCGGTGGCGATCACCTCCTCATGCTCTTTGCCGAGTACCTCGGAGCCAAACGCGTCGTCACCACCTCGGACGCCTCGATGGCGATCGAGGAGGTGGCCGAGGTGCACCGGACGCCGGTGGGCGACACCTTCGTCTCAGAAGAACTCCTGAAATGGGGCGACTTTGGCGGCGAGCCGTCGGGCGCATGGATCTTTCCGAAAAACTCCCTCTGCCCTGACGGCATCTACGCCGCCGCCCTCCTCTGCGAGATCGCCGGCGAGTGGGATATCGCCGAACGGGTGGCGGCGATGCCTGCCTATCCGATCCTCAGGGACTCGGTCAGGATCGAGAACGCCCGCAAGGTGATGGCCGCCATGGGCGCCGCCGTAGCAACAGACGGCATCAGGATCGAGGACGAGGAGGGCTGGTGCCTGATCAGGGCGAGCGGGACCGAGCCGAAGATCAGGTTCACCGCCGAAGGCAGGGATGCCGCCGCTGCAAAACGGATGATGGACGCGGGCAAAGAGCGCCTCAGGAGGGCCGCATGA
- the glmU gene encoding bifunctional sugar-1-phosphate nucleotidylyltransferase/acetyltransferase yields MECVILAAGEGTRMRPLTAERPKVMLPLANRPMLEHLVRAVTEAGITSITLVVGYGEREVREWFGDGSRLGVTIRYVVQRRQLGTADALRATKGLVTDRFLMLNGDMIVDAADLADLCTREAPCMGVYESDHPQDYGVVTIDGDQITGLEEKSRQPKSRMINAGVYLFDPEIYKRLEGVPLSGRGEYELTDALADYIAEGNLSAYRLSTWMDVGAPWDLLGASAALLARMKPACEGTVEDGVVVHGKLVLGKNSVVKSGTYIEGDCIVGEGCTIGPHAYIRGSTAIGDGCHIGHAVEVKNSIVFAGTKIPHFNYIGDSIIGSQCNFGAGTKVANLRHDHGTVSINGRSTGRRKFGAIIGDHVLFGINCSVNVGSVIGSYSLIGPHSLVEGTLKDRTVIR; encoded by the coding sequence ATGGAGTGCGTCATCCTTGCGGCGGGCGAGGGAACGCGGATGCGCCCCCTCACCGCCGAGCGCCCGAAGGTGATGCTCCCCCTTGCCAACCGCCCGATGCTCGAGCACCTGGTCAGGGCAGTCACCGAGGCCGGGATCACCTCGATCACCCTGGTCGTCGGCTACGGCGAGCGTGAGGTGAGGGAGTGGTTCGGCGACGGCAGCCGCCTCGGCGTCACGATCCGCTACGTCGTCCAGCGCCGCCAGCTCGGGACGGCCGACGCCCTGCGAGCGACAAAAGGACTGGTCACCGACCGGTTCCTGATGCTCAACGGAGACATGATCGTCGATGCGGCCGATCTCGCCGACCTCTGCACGAGAGAAGCCCCGTGCATGGGCGTCTACGAGAGCGACCACCCGCAGGACTACGGCGTCGTGACGATCGACGGAGACCAGATTACCGGGCTCGAGGAGAAATCACGCCAGCCAAAAAGCCGGATGATCAACGCCGGCGTCTACCTCTTCGACCCCGAGATCTACAAACGGCTGGAGGGCGTGCCTCTCTCAGGCCGGGGAGAATACGAGCTCACCGATGCCCTGGCCGACTATATCGCCGAAGGAAACCTCTCCGCCTACCGCCTCTCCACCTGGATGGACGTCGGGGCCCCCTGGGACCTCCTGGGCGCCAGCGCCGCCCTGCTCGCACGGATGAAGCCCGCCTGCGAGGGGACGGTCGAGGACGGGGTCGTCGTCCACGGCAAACTGGTCCTGGGCAAAAACTCGGTGGTCAAGTCTGGAACCTACATCGAGGGCGACTGCATCGTCGGCGAGGGGTGCACGATCGGCCCCCACGCCTATATCAGGGGTTCGACGGCAATCGGCGACGGTTGCCATATCGGCCACGCCGTCGAGGTGAAAAACTCGATCGTCTTCGCCGGGACAAAGATCCCGCACTTCAACTATATCGGTGACTCGATCATCGGGAGCCAGTGCAACTTCGGTGCCGGCACCAAAGTCGCAAACCTCAGGCACGACCACGGAACCGTCTCGATCAACGGCAGGTCCACCGGCCGGAGGAAGTTCGGGGCGATCATCGGCGACCACGTCCTCTTCGGGATCAACTGCTCGGTGAACGTCGGCAGCGTCATCGGGAGTTACTCCCTCATCGGGCCGCACAGCCTGGTCGAGGGCACCCTCAAAGACCGGACCGTGATCAGGTAG
- the glmU gene encoding bifunctional sugar-1-phosphate nucleotidylyltransferase/acetyltransferase — protein MQAVILAAGEGRRLRPLTHAMPKAMVPVANRPILEYIVRALEKNGIREIIVVVGYKKEQVIRHLNGLEIPVKVVVQERQLGTAHALKCAAHLITGDFLLLPGDNYIDTASIARIMKERNAVLTWDHPHPSNFGVLMIRDGSVQQVIEKPSEAPGFTVSTGIFSLGPAFLDFLGDETEIPNAINAMIVAGTNLKAVPAEDWQDAIYPWDLLRLNAALLQGVRQERAGRISSSVVIKGQVSIGRGTTIGPNSTILGPVIIGEDCEIGPNCVVLPETSIGDRVRIEPFTLIGHSLILADACIGSHARITDAVVGTGTQVGDHATTSPQRTIFSIEGELIRAKFGAIIGDNVRSAPFCVFKNCIVGNNVHIEDGKTVYGEVSDGTRII, from the coding sequence ATGCAGGCAGTTATTCTTGCAGCAGGGGAGGGCAGGCGTCTGCGCCCCCTCACCCATGCCATGCCCAAGGCGATGGTGCCGGTGGCGAACCGGCCGATCCTGGAGTACATCGTTCGGGCGCTCGAAAAGAACGGGATCAGGGAGATCATCGTCGTCGTCGGCTACAAAAAAGAGCAGGTGATCAGGCACCTCAACGGCCTGGAGATCCCGGTGAAGGTCGTCGTGCAGGAGCGGCAGCTCGGCACCGCCCACGCCCTCAAATGCGCGGCACACCTGATCACCGGCGACTTCCTCCTCCTCCCAGGCGACAACTACATCGACACGGCCTCGATCGCCCGGATCATGAAGGAGAGAAATGCCGTCCTGACCTGGGACCACCCCCACCCCTCGAACTTCGGGGTGCTGATGATCAGGGACGGCTCGGTCCAGCAGGTGATCGAGAAGCCCAGCGAGGCGCCCGGCTTCACCGTATCTACCGGAATCTTCTCGCTCGGTCCGGCGTTTCTGGACTTCCTCGGCGACGAAACCGAGATCCCCAACGCGATCAATGCGATGATCGTCGCCGGCACGAACTTAAAGGCAGTCCCGGCCGAGGACTGGCAGGACGCCATCTACCCCTGGGACCTCCTGAGGCTGAACGCAGCGCTCCTGCAGGGCGTGCGGCAGGAGCGGGCCGGACGGATCAGCTCTTCGGTCGTGATCAAAGGGCAGGTCTCCATCGGCCGGGGGACGACAATCGGCCCGAACAGCACTATTCTCGGCCCGGTCATCATCGGCGAGGACTGCGAGATCGGCCCGAACTGCGTCGTCCTGCCCGAGACGAGCATCGGCGATCGGGTCAGGATCGAGCCTTTCACCCTGATCGGCCACTCCCTGATCCTCGCCGACGCCTGCATCGGCTCCCATGCCCGGATCACCGACGCCGTCGTCGGCACCGGGACGCAGGTAGGCGACCATGCGACGACCTCACCGCAGAGGACGATCTTCTCAATCGAAGGAGAGTTGATCCGGGCGAAGTTCGGGGCGATCATCGGGGACAACGTGCGGTCCGCCCCGTTCTGCGTCTTCAAAAACTGCATCGTCGGGAACAATGTTCATATCGAAGACGGAAAAACGGTCTACGGCGAGGTGTCCGACGGGACAAGGATTATATAA